A single region of the Acidobacteriota bacterium genome encodes:
- a CDS encoding prepilin-type N-terminal cleavage/methylation domain-containing protein, whose protein sequence is METNSNNESGFTLIEVTIASLITLMGLIFLAGLFTLAISQNRLVKQYTSTTLLAQEKIEELNAVENNDNRLKPGGNLTTAATANGINYYDSVYVDDSGQVTTIIPQGQAPNYKRYWLIQSDPQLKNSVIISVRVVSMQPGRNLKKFEETTLATVRSW, encoded by the coding sequence ATGGAAACGAACAGCAATAATGAAAGCGGATTTACCTTGATTGAGGTGACGATTGCCTCGCTGATCACTTTGATGGGATTGATATTTTTGGCAGGGCTGTTTACGCTTGCCATCTCGCAAAACCGTCTGGTCAAACAATACACCTCCACAACATTATTGGCGCAAGAAAAAATTGAAGAGTTAAACGCGGTTGAAAACAACGATAATCGATTAAAGCCGGGCGGCAATCTGACGACCGCGGCAACCGCCAATGGCATCAATTACTATGATTCCGTCTATGTTGATGATTCAGGGCAGGTGACGACTATCATTCCACAAGGACAAGCTCCCAACTATAAAAGATACTGGTTAATCCAAAGCGATCCGCAATTGAAAAACTCGGTCATCATTTCGGTTCGCGTGGTTTCGATGCAACCCGGACGAAACCTCAAGAAATTTGAAGAGACCACCCTGGCAACGGTGCGATCATGGTAA
- a CDS encoding sigma-70 family RNA polymerase sigma factor, whose amino-acid sequence MGWMATVTQEVQAIEISGTRSIESASDHELIAAVRDGDEFAFQEIVRRYKNPITNFIYRMIDDYERAVELSQETFIRIYTSASRYEANYSFSTYIYRIATNLAISELRRRTRRRFVSFFTPFNDDNGDPIELDPQDEKPLQDESMIDDERRKAVARAIKSLPEKYRAAIVLRDVEGFSYDRIAETLNLSEGTVKSRINRARNLLKEKLSAYL is encoded by the coding sequence ATGGGCTGGATGGCCACAGTCACACAAGAAGTTCAGGCGATAGAAATAAGCGGGACGCGATCAATCGAATCAGCCAGCGACCACGAGTTAATTGCGGCTGTGCGAGATGGTGATGAATTTGCGTTTCAGGAGATTGTCCGCCGCTATAAAAATCCGATAACCAATTTTATCTATCGCATGATAGATGATTACGAACGCGCAGTAGAATTATCGCAAGAGACCTTTATCAGAATTTATACCAGTGCTTCGCGGTACGAAGCCAATTACAGTTTTTCGACGTACATTTATCGGATTGCGACCAATCTGGCAATCAGCGAACTGAGGCGACGAACCCGACGCAGATTCGTTTCTTTCTTCACCCCCTTCAATGATGACAATGGCGACCCGATTGAACTCGACCCGCAAGATGAAAAGCCTTTACAAGATGAAAGCATGATTGATGATGAACGACGTAAAGCGGTCGCCCGCGCCATCAAATCATTACCGGAAAAATATCGCGCGGCAATTGTTTTGCGCGATGTCGAAGGGTTCAGTTATGACCGCATCGCCGAAACTTTGAATTTATCCGAAGGAACTGTAAAATCGCGCATCAATCGCGCCCGCAATCTTTTGAAAGAAAAACTGAGCGCCTATTTGTGA